The nucleotide sequence TGTTCAAGTTTCAGGACATATTACATATTTGTTTTGATTTTAATACAATCTGTTGACATATATTACTTGCGCACAATATAATAGTGCAGTACACAAAATTTCAGATAATATTAACTTTATTAGAGGAGGAAAAAATGCACAAATAACTTTGCAAAGCAATATCTGTGGCATCAGCACTTGCGCTTGGGATTTCCCTCACAGCAGGTTTCAGTGTAAATACAGCATTTGCAGGCACATCTACTTCGTGGAATTTCAAGAATTCCGAATTCAAAAACCTTGGAACGATTTCATCAACGACTACGGTCAACAACTTAGGTCTTATAGCAACAAGTTCCAAAACCATGGAAGTTAAGGCAGACAGTCAGACTGTAAATGATACGGAATACACCTACTGCCTTGCTCTTGGTGGAAGCGGATGTACAAGCTATAGGGCTGTTAAAGTTCCTGTCAGCGGCAGTGACACAATCAAAGTTGTCTTAAAAAGTTCAGGATCATCAAGCAGAGATTTGGTCGTTGCTGACTCTGACGGTAATGAACTTACCAGTCTTACGGCAGACACCTCTGCATCTCTTGAAACCTATGATTATTCGGGAAGTTCAGACTACCTTTATCTTTATTCGTCTAACAGCGGAATCAACATTTACAAAATTCAGGTAGATTCCGATGACGACAGTTCTTCTTCGGAGGATGAACTTATATCCGATGGCTGGTATTACCTCAAGAATATCAACAGTCAGAAATATGTCGAAGTTGTTGACGGTAATGACAGCAACGGTGCTAACGTGCAGCAATACACCGGAAACGTATATTCATGTCAGAAATGGTATGTTACGAACCAGGGTGATAATTATATCACCTTGAAAAGCGGCATGGACGGCGGTCGTATGATGGACGTTACCAATGGAGGAACAACAGACGGTACAAATGTGCAGATATATGATGCAAATGGCCTTGATCCCCAGATTTTCAAAGTAGTTGAAACCGGTACGGATAATGTTTTCTGTCTGTTAACCAAATGCAGCGGCGATACACAGGCTTTGGACGTATATGGCTGGTCAACTGAAAACGGCGGAAACATCAACACCTGGACCTATAACGGCTATGAATGTCAGCAGTTTAAGTTCGAGTCGACCTCAAATAGCTCAAGCTCTTCAAGCAGTTCAAGTTCTTCATCAAGTTCGTCAAGCTCAAGTTCATCAAGTACTGATACATCCGACGGAACTGTTGTGACAAACTTCTCTGATCTTGTTTCTGCCGTTGATAGTGCTGAAGCTGCAGGCGGCGGTACTGTTTATGTGAAAGGTACTACTATTTCCTGTACAGGACAGCTTGCACTTTCTACATCGAAGGCAAATGTTAACATTATAGGTGTGAAGAACAGCGACGGAACTTATCCGGTTCTTGACTTTACCTCCTTCAGATCCTCTTACATAGGAAAGTCAACCTCGGACTCTGCTGTAGGTATAAGAATTACGGGAAGCTACTACACCATAAAGAACCTTATCATTGAAAAGGCTCCCGACAATGGTATACAGATAAAAGGAAGCTCAGCCGGAAATAATACAATTTCAAACTGTATCACAAGATACAACAATGATGCCGGTCTTCAGATTACCGGCGGCGCATACAGCAACACTATTGAATATGTGTGTAGCTATCGTAACTGTGATGTATATACACTTGGTGGAAATGCAGACGGTTTTGCACCCAAGCTCGGTGCAGGCAGCGGAAATACTTTCTACGGCTGCTATGCATGGGATAATTCTGACGACGGATGGGATTCCTATGATAAATCCGATGATCTCACACCTGATCTGACCTATACCTGGTGTGCATGCTGTAACAACGGAAACCCTGATGTATTTACAGGTAAATACGACTTTGACAATGGTGATTCACTTGATACAGACCTTCTTCTCGTAGAACTGATCTGCAATAAGGATTCTTCATTTGCAAGCAATTACAGCAGCGGAACCTTCTCGCTTCCGACTTCAAAATTTATTGCAACTTCGGATGGCACTATAAGCCTTTCGACATGGACAGGCAGCAGCTATGACGGAAATCCTAACGGCTTTAAGCTTGGCAGTGCCTACAGCTCTTCTTCATGCGTTAGAACTATGAACTATTGCCTGTCATTTGAACACGACAGCAAAGGATTTGATAATAATAACAGTTCCGTTACCGCAAGCCTTAAAAATTGTGTAGCTTACGACAACGGATACAATTACTACATCCAGCCACTTACTCTGACTGCTTTCAGCAATATTGTAAGCTTCAGCGGCTCAAGCTCCGATAAACTGCCGAGCGGTTACTCCATCAGCTCAACAAGTTCTTCAAAGCAGTCATCTATAAGGAGCAGCGTTGAATCAACCAGAAGCTCAATAGTGTCGAGCTGCTATGCAGACAAAATTCCGGGCGAGGTTTACTTCGATATTTTCTAAATCGATATTGAAATCCTTATAGATAAAAAAATCTACGTGCGTCTTATATGACAAGCGCGGATAATACGCCCTGCGGTTCCAATGGTTGCGCGGAGAATCCGGCAAAGCTCGGTTCTCCGCGCAATTTATCTTTGAACTTCTGCCTTTTTTAATTTTGCTTCCAGTTCCTTTATTCGTGCCTCTTTGTCAGCTATCTCTTTATCCTTATCAGCTATCTCTTTATTCTTATCAGCTATCTCTTTATCCTTGTCAGCTTTGATATTTGCAATTTCAGCATCCTTCTGTGCCAATTCCACATCCTTCTCAGCTAACGCGACTTCCTTTTCCTGCTCGAATAACCTTGCAACTTTTGTCATCATGATCCACTCCTTTATATTTTTTCCAAGCTCATCATTAATTATTTTATCTGTAAATGCAAGTATTCCTGCAAGCACAGAAACCATTACTTTTTCATCTTTAATTTTCTTTGCCAGTTCAACGCTATTCTTGATTGAAGATTGCTTATCCTTTGATGATCTATAAGTTAATGGAAGAATTATAAATTCCATTATTTCTTCATCTGTAAGATCTTCTCCGTTTTTTATCTTTGATGTGAGTCTTCTTTTGATCTTATTTGAATTAATTTCAGACAAGAATACACCTTCGACAAGAAGTTTTGATGCACCGACATCATATTCCGTCGCTATACTGCTTCGTTGAATATCACCGGTGTATATAATAATCAGACGTAGATGGATATCGTAAATCTTTTCATTCTCATAACGCCTTAGTATACGCGCTATGTAGCTGAAATACTTATTGCGGTTAAACTTTTTGAAAGCACTCTCATAATCTATAATTGCAATTGAACCATCCTCAAGCAGAAAAAGATTATCAAGTCTGAGTTCATTGACCTCTACCTCCGGTAAATTTGTAGGGAGAACCTTTACTATCTTAGGAACATTTATACCATAAGTCTTAAGAGACTTTCCCCGCAGAGACTCAGCAAGGACTTTACTAATAACGTCCTTGTTCTGATATGTTATGTTTTTTTCGTTCATTAAAACCTTCCTTAGAAATTATTATAACATATTTTTTTCATGGGATTACGCATTATTCAGACAGAATGTCCGCACGTAACTCGAAATGGGTTATAGTCAAAGTTATGCTCCAACATATAACGAAATGTGTTGTCTTCGAAGACTTGCTAAGTTTAAAACGATATTGGGTACCTTGTCAAGTTCAGGGCGCACTTACTGCTATGGGAACCGATGCGCCATGCGCATCAGTTCCCATAAGCGTTCCCTGCTGTCAACCTGCGCACAAATACATATTTGAAATTTTGGAAGCAGCAGGCTGCGGAGCAATTCTCTTTAGGTCAGCTTACGACAAGTTTGGTTTTATACTTTTTCTTTGAAGAATTTTTTCCCTCTCCAAACTGTGCAATTATATTTGTTTTTCCCTTTCCAACAATTGTAACTGTCCCGTCTTCAGCCACAGTTGCTACTTTTTCATTGCTGGAGATCCATTTATCAGGCGTGTAGTCAATTTCCGTGTCTGTAAACAGTGAATTTGCCTTAAATCCCGCGTCACCGACTGTCCTGCTTATTTTTTTCTGCATGGACGGTTTGACCACGCTGATACTGCATGAACTTACAACACTCCATTTTTTGTCTGTCCGGGCTTTTAATTCGATTGTAACCGTGCCTGTCCTTTTTGGCTTGAGCACACCCTTCCCCGTTACAGAAGCTATCTTCTTATTTTTAGAGACAAATTTATACTTTATGCCGCTGTTAGTGTAAGCTTCAAATTTTGAACTGATATCATATTTACCGGCAGCAACATACAATCTTTCTTTCTTTTCATCGTCAGTTTTGTCTGATGCTGTATTATTTTCTGATGGCGTTTCGTTTCCCGAGGCTGTATTATTTTCTGACGGTGTTTCATTTCCTGATGCTGTTTCATCATCTGAAGGAATATCATTGTCTGATAATGTCTGATTCTCTGAAGTCGTTTTATTCCCCGAAGGTGTTTCTTCTGCATCATCCGGAACACCATTTTCCGATTCCGAGCCATTTCCAGAACTGATTTCATCTGACACAGGTGCCTTATCGTCCGAGACTGCTTCTTCATTATCCGGAACTTCTTCTGAAGCAACATTTACTGAAATAGACACCGGCATATCATAAACCGCATCCTGTTTTATATATCGTATATTCGTTATAGTATTTCCGGATATGTCATTATCTTCTGCATTCCATCCTAATTCTACTGCCCTCCATATATTTTTGATATGTGTCAGACCATACTTTTTGCCTTTATCTGTTGTCAGGACAACTCCTGAAATAACGTCGCCTGCACTCACACTTCCAGTATTCGAAAGAGCTATTTCTATATCGGCATGACGTGCATTTACCGTCACCTCTCCTTCAACACCACTGATCGTAGAAGCCCTGCCTGATATTGCTCCGAAGCTCTTATTACCCTCCTCATCGACCGTCAAAACCTTTTTCTTTGAAGGTTTTTCGCTTAATTCATAATATGTATAGCTGGGCTGCTCAAACAGTGCCTTTGCCCCGTTGTATGATGTAGTTGTCTCCACTCCCCTGTTTTTCACAGTAATGCTTACGGATTCCGAATCATCAATTTTCTTAAAATTATCAAGTATCGCTGAATCCTCTACATATACAGGATAAATAATACCTGTAATATCAGTTCCATCGGGGTTCACATGGTATGATCCACCTGCGAGACTTCCGGTTCTGGGTTTATTTAAAGTTGCACTGGTGACTGCATCAACTTCATCGCTGTCCTCATTAAGTTCTGCCTTATAAAATTCATTATAAGGGATATTCATGAGGACATATCTGGAATCTGCTATTTTTGTCTCTGTTGCAAAATCATAAACCCCCCTCTGATTTATGTATCTGATGTTCGTAATAGTCTTTCCTGCAAGATCAAACTCATTGAGATTCCAGCCAAGCTCCGTCTTTCTCCATATATTCTGTATGTGTCGGAGCGGATATCTGTTTCCGTCAGCAGTTGTAATGATAACTGCTGAAACATTATAATCTTCTACCTCTCCCAGTCCTGAAAGAGTTACCTCCACATCAGTGTGGCTTCCACCATTTTTAACGGTCAGTTCGGCATCGCCGTCAGAATATTCCCCCACGACTTCACCAAAGCTTACTTCACCATTTTCAAGCTTTATCTCTTTATAAGCCTCCGGCTCTTCCTCTAACTTATAATACGAATAGCTCTCATTTTCAAACAGCGACTCTTTTCCTTCATAAACTGTTGTGGATGTTGTCCCCCTGTTTGTGGTTGTTATGCTGACACTGTCTTCATCCGTTACTTCATGATAGCCATCCAGGATCGATATATCGTTTACCTTTACAGGGTATATGACTCCGGTTATATCACTGCCATCAGAATTAACATGATATGAGCCTCCTGCCAGGCTTCCTGTTCTTGGTTTTGCATAGGTTGCACTTGTTACCGCATCAACATTTAAATCCCCTTCACCAATTTCTGCCTCATAGAATTTGTCATATGGAATGTTCATTAATACATAGACATTTTCGGACTGCGAAGACTGTACTGAAAGCCGGTCTTCTTCTATGGCAGGCTCAGCTAACGTCGGCAGCTGAAAATTTGCTGCTATCATGGATACAGACAATAAGGCAGCAAAAAACTTACTTCTTCTTTTTATCATTTTCCCTCCTCTTCGGCATTAAGCCGAGACGCAGCGTTAGCTTTAGCTAACGTCAGGTGCATTTTTTGCTGTCTTTCAGCAAGACAGCGTTACATCAAAAAGTTTATGTTTTTATTGAATTTTTGTCAATTAAATTTAGCGAATTATAATGATAATAATTATCGACATATACACTGATTTTGATGTAATATGTTGTCAGGATCAGGCAAGAAGTTTATTTGTAACTATTCAGCAGCCAATGTCATTAAGTTAGGGAGCTGTTCATAAAATAAATAACTTTACATTTTGACGTAGGGCAGATGAGTATCTGTACAAGTCAATGTGAAGATTTATTTATGAACAGACCCTAATCTTGTTGAAATAAATTTTTGCCGCATAAACCGTATTTTAATTATGAGGGGGATTTTCATTATGAAAAACAGAATCATTTCAGCCTTGTTATCTATTGTTATTTTTTCTTCTTTTCCATTTCTGACCTCCTGTGGAAAGAGTTCTTCATCTGAGGAATCTCCGAAAGCAGTGCTCTCATCCGAAGAAACTTCTTCATCTGAAGCCGTGTCAACAGGGGCAGAATTCACTGAAAGTTCTGAAAATAACAGCAGCACATCAACCGGGAATTCATGGGCAGATGCCTATTATGATTATCTCATGAAATTTGAGAAGGATCTATCGTCTGACGACTATGACAGTATCGATAGCAGAAATTTTGCCTATATTTATGTTAATGACGATGACATTCCCGAGTTGGTTATACAGGGACAGGATGAGGCAACAGGGAATATCATTCTTACTTTTAATAACGGAGAATTGGACGAGCTTCAAACTTCCAGACTTTACTTCAACTATATCGAGCATCAGAATCTTCTTTGTAACAGTGACGGAAACATGGGCGCATATTACGACTCTATCTATTCCATAGTTGACGGAAAATGGGAAAATATCGCACATGGCGAGTATTATGTTGAAGATAACTCGGCACAATGGGATGATGATGACCTGATCTACGAATGGAACGGAAAGAAAATGTCTGAATCTGAATATTCTACTGCTTTCAGAAAAGTATACAATTCCAGCACTGCGAAAGATTTTGAAGCCTTTTTCACATATTCAGACATCAAAGAATACCTTCTTGATGAAATCATTGGCAAGGAACACAACTATCTCGAAAACAACAGCGGAATACACAGATATGAGGTATTCGTCGGAGATGTCAGCTGGGATGAGGCAATGGAATCCTGCCGGGAAAAAGGAGGATATCTCCTAAGGATAAATAATTACGATGAAAAGTATTTCATCGAACAGATGCTGAAGGACAACAATCAGGAGAAACTCGTCATATGGCTTGGTGCCTGCCTGAATCCTTCTGATAACCACTATCACTGGACCGATGGGGAAAAATATGCAATGGGACAGCTTGAGAATAATAATTACTATAGCTATTACTGGCTTACAGGTGAGCCAAGTTATACCGGTTACGACGCTCAGGGAAACCTGGTTGACGAGCACTGTCTCTGCATGTTTCAGGTTGATGGTTTCTGGGAATGGAATGACGTACCATCTGACATCAGTCCTTACTATCCCGGACGGATCGCTTATATCTGCGAGTATGAAGACTCCACATCCACTGGCAGCATTGAAAATTAAAAATAATGCGGCAAATTTTTTCCAAATATCTTAGGAACTGCAGATGACATTTTGTGTGAACAACAGCCATGATCATACACACAATACAATAACGCACACATATTCCTTCAGTGAAATATGTGTGCGTTATATAATGATGTCAGGGTAACCGTTCAGATACCCTGGACAGTTACTATGAATATTCTTATCATGATACATCCGGATATTTTAATTAGATCCCGATAATTTGAATTTTTCTATCATTTCCAGTGCAAAATGCATAGGATAAAGATGAACCATGGTTGAGTCTATAAGATCACCAACCGTCATTCTGAAGGCTATCTTTACAAAATAATCCTCTGTATTCTCAAACATTTTTTCAAAAATCTTAATACTTTCAACATCTACCGTATCAACCTGAGGTGTACTGATATCGGTCGGTATGCCAAGCAGGGATGAAAGTGATGTTGCGGCTGACCCCATCATCTGATTCATTGCCTCAGCTGCAGCAGAAAGGTGAAGTTCTGAAAGCTCACCTTCCATAACATTTCCGGGACCACCCATCATCAAATCTGTCATGATCTTGACATCATCTTCCTGAAGTACCAGAACATTATTACCGGTAAGACCCTTAATATAATGAATCTGTACAAAAATACAGGTTTTTGAATAGTCATCAAGTACATGGCTTCTCTTAACGACTGATACATTCGGTGTCGTAATTTCAACTTTATGATTTAACATAGCCGAAAGTGACGTTGCCGAATTTCCCATGCTGATATTAGCGATCTCACCCAGTATATCGCTTTGTTCAGTTGTCAATGAGTTAATAATCATTCTGATACCCCCTGTATCACTTTATTATTTACGACAATAGCTAAATTACAATAATAAAAGTAATTCTCATAATCCCACTCAATAAATTATCTAAAAATTCTAATTTATTTACTTAATAATAACATATATTCCTCAAATGTGGTATACTATTATGAGTTTTAAAATGATACAAGATTGGAGATTTAAAAGTTATGAATTCCGAATGTTCAAGCAATTGTTCTTCATGTGGTTCAAACTGTTCAAAACGCGACCCGAAGAGCATGATCAAACCTCAGAATCCTAAGAGCAATATAAAAAAAGTTATTGCCGTAGTTTCCGGCAAAGGTGGTGTCGGTAAATCAATGGTTACAGCACTTTCCGCAATAAGTGCATCAAGAATGGGCTACAGTACCGCTATTCTTGATGCTGATATCACAGGTCCATCTATCCCGCATATTTTCGGCTTAAAAGAAAAAGCCATGGGCACAGAAGATGGCATAATCCCTATAGAGTCCGCTAATGGTATTAAGAATATGTCCATCAATCTGCTCCTCGACAATGATACAGATCCTGTAGCATGGAGAGGCCCTATCCTTGGATCTGCAGTAGAGCAGTTCTGGCAGGAAGTAGTATGGGGTGAAGTTGATTTTATGTTTGTTGATATGCCCCCCGGAACAGGCGATGTTCTTCTTACCACATTCCAGTCACTTCCTATAGCAGGAATTATCGTAGTTACAAGCCCTCAGGATCTTGTTTCAATGATAGTTGCAAAGGCTGTAAAAATGGCAGGTCAGATGAATATACCGATTCTTGGTATTATCGAAAATATGAGTTACCTTGAGTGCCCTGACTGCGGTAAAAAGATTGAGCTCTTCGGAAAGAGTCACCTTGATTCTATCGCCAAAGAATACGGCCTCGATATACTCGGCAGAATCCCTATTCTTCCGGAGCTTGCCGCCATGGCAGATAACGGCGAGATTGAAAACTTTAATTTCGATTTCCTGGATCCTATAATGACAGTATTAAAAACCGTAGCTGAGCAGAAAAACCCTGGCGACTGCTGTTCCTGCTGCAAAGAATAATTTAACGCAGAAAAAGAAATCCCGCACCTCTAAGTCTTGAAGGCGTAGCTGGTTATATAAAAAACAATGGCGAAGTGCTATATATATACACTTCGCCATTGTTTATTTCGTTATGATCCATATCTACAGTAAATTGTCAGAACTTTTTCAGATGACCTTAATTCTTTTTATTTTTATTTTAGGACACGTTCATTACTTAGTCATATTTCATTGGTAATATTTACATAGACAAGATGAATTGCAGATAATAAACGCCATTCATTTTGTATACAATTTAGATTACAAGTAGCTTATAGATATTTTCCCCTTCTGTTGGTTTGAAAAAGCCAACAAATACTCTCCTTAATGAAACGAGCGGATCCTCCAGTCCGCTCGTTTCGCTTTTAAATATAATATTCATTTAATCTCCGGATTTTATTTGGCACCCTTTCCGAAAATAACCATCCATACTGTCTGGAAAAGAATTCGTATATCAAGTAATATTGACCAGTTATCTATATATTCCAGATCCAGTCTTACAACTTCTTCAAAATCTTTTATATCTGATCTTCCCGACACCTGCCACATTCCTGTGATACCGGGTTTAATCGAAAGTCTTCTCATATGATAATTCTTATACTGCAGATACTCATCCTCCGTCGGAGGTCTCGTTCCAACAAGTGACATATCACCCATGAGAACATTAAAGAACTGTGGAAGTTCATCAATTGAGGTCTTACGTATAAATTTACCTATAGGTGTTATTCTTGGATCATTCTCCATTTTGAACATTAGACCACTCATCTCATTTTTAGCCATAAGTTCTTTCTTACGCTTCTCAGCATCAGCATACATCGATCTCAACTTATACATCTTAAATCGTCTTCCGTTTATACCGATTCGAGTCTGAGAAAAAAACAGCGGCCCGGGTGATGTGATTTTAATTATAGGTCCTACGAATATCAAAGCAATACCACATATAATAAGACCTATCAATGCTCCGCAGATATCCATTATCCTTTTAACCAGCAATGATGCAGAATCCGGCTCATTCTCAGCAAATGATACAACATGATAGTCCCCAAGCTTCCTGATATGTTTAACTGAAGCATCTTTATTGAATACTTCAATACTGAGATTTGCCACAACTCCCATATCTTCAAATTTGGATATCATCTTCTTCAGCTCAACCGGATATTCATACGGCAAAGCTATCATTACCTCATCATAGACATTCTCTCTGTGAGTGTTAATGTAATTCTTTGCATTTCCAACTACCGGTATTCCCGCTATCTTTTCACCCACCATATCCTTATCAATGATAGTTATACACGATATCTGAGTAAGCAGCTCGGGCGAATTGGTAAAATTTTCAACTATTTTTTCAACTTTATCCGAAACGGTCAGCAACATAAGATTTACTGCGTTATATCCTGTTCCCTTAATCTCAACCAGCCACCAGCTATATACTAATCTTATTATATAATCCAGAAATGTATTAATAAGAAACATATATCCAACTACATATCTGGAGGCTTCCGTACTCTGATATGTAAGATACATAACAAGTACGAGAAGTGACAGAAGAAATATCTGGTTCTCGAGTACACTCACAAATTTAGTGAACCTTCCCTGCTGCATTATTGCAGGATGGTGACCGTCAACGAAAACAAATACAAAAGCATACAGAATCACCATTATGGACAGGATCATTGAATATGAATCTCTGTATCTCTCTGAATTAAAAAGTTCAGCCATTGATCCGAACCTTATATGCCATGCGATCACAAAAGAAATAAGCAATGAAATACAGTCAAGTATAAACATTACGCCTCTTCTTACAGAGCGTTTCCTAAAAATCATCGATAACCTCCGACAGTTATTGTTTTTTCAATGTTAAATAATACATAAATTTCAAATTTGTTACCAGGTAACGTTTAATAAGTCTTTTAGGATCCTGAAAAAGTCTGAATAGCCATTCCAGTCCGACATGCTGCATCCATTCGGGTGCTCTTTTTATTGTTCCGGCATGAAAATCAAATCCGGCACCGACTCCAAGCATCAGGGCATTTATTCTATCCTTATGCGCATTCATCCACTTTTCCTGCTTCGGTGCACCAAGTCCTACCCAGACTATGTCTGCTCCTGACTCATTTATCCTTCTGACTGCCTCAGCATCTTCTTCATCTGTGAGATTTCGAAAAGGCGGTGACTCATATCCTCGCACATCCAGACCCGGATAATTTTTTTCTATATTTTTCTTTAATTCATCAATAGTTTTCTGACTTGATCCATAAAAATACATGGAAAGTCCTCCCCCGATCGATGAAACAAACATCTGTCTCATAAAATCAGGCCCGGCCACTCTGCGTGCTCTACTGCAGCCATCATGACGCTGTATTTTTGAAATTGGTGCACCATCCGGGAATACTATTTCAGCTTCATTCTGAACACGTCTGTACTCATCATCTTCATAAGCCATTACTGTGGTGTGTACATTAGAAAAACATATATATTTTCCTCTTAATTTATCAATATTCTCGCGTATATAAACCGCAGCCTCCCAAATATTGGAGACAACAAAATTAACACCCAGAACGGCTTTTCTCTCAGCAAGAAAAGAAAGTTTGAAACCATTCAGATTTCCGATTTTTTCAAATATTTCATTTGATAAAGAATATCCGCAAAATGATGGTACTATGATCAATGGTATCTCTGCACCATTAAACACTTTTCTGATCTTTTCGGTTTCTTTGCTGTTATCATCAATATAAATTATTTCATCGTAATCATCGCTCAGCTTTACAAGACTGTCCAGATCTGCAGCAACTTTGATACCCTCTATCTCAGCGATATCACCTTTTCCATCTGTCAATATAATACCGGCTATGTCGTTGCATCTGCCCATTTCTGCCCTGAATCTTCTGATCACCGATGATGCATTAGTTTTGGAAGTAAGAATAAGATATTTTTTTATCTTGGTATTCTTTGTAATAATTCCGTAAATGATTCTTCCCAGGAAAAACCTAAATAAAAAATCAAGAAAAATATTGTAAAAAAATAATGCAAGAACGACGGCTCTTGAGGCCCATAATCCTTGTTTTATCATATACAGAAGAACAACCAGACACGCCGACTGCAGTACATTATTCTTTATTACATTTATTAACTTTTCTAAAGGATTTTGGAGATATAAAGCTCTGTGCCTCGAATCATTCAGTAAAAATACAACTATATTTACTGCTATTACAAGCTCCAACAATAAATAATATAAACCATTATTCCAACTGTTTATCCCCTGCCAGTCAGATTCATTATAAAATCTCGTATAAACAGCTGCAAAAAAAGATATGATAACCGCCAGTAGATCAACGATCATAACAGCTGTTCTCTGAGATTGTTTTGTCATTAAGAACATTATAATACCTCGTTTTTAAGAGTTGTTCTTATTATAGTCCATTACGCATTTTTACACAACAAAAAAAAGATTCAATCCGGCAACAGACAATGCCGAATTGAACCTTGATCATTAATTTTCTTTATTTTCTTTATTGATACGATCATTATGTATATCGTATTCTCTGTAAGTTTCGTAT is from Lachnospiraceae bacterium C1.1 and encodes:
- a CDS encoding Mrp/NBP35 family ATP-binding protein, giving the protein MNSECSSNCSSCGSNCSKRDPKSMIKPQNPKSNIKKVIAVVSGKGGVGKSMVTALSAISASRMGYSTAILDADITGPSIPHIFGLKEKAMGTEDGIIPIESANGIKNMSINLLLDNDTDPVAWRGPILGSAVEQFWQEVVWGEVDFMFVDMPPGTGDVLLTTFQSLPIAGIIVVTSPQDLVSMIVAKAVKMAGQMNIPILGIIENMSYLECPDCGKKIELFGKSHLDSIAKEYGLDILGRIPILPELAAMADNGEIENFNFDFLDPIMTVLKTVAEQKNPGDCCSCCKE
- a CDS encoding RICIN domain-containing protein; this encodes MASALALGISLTAGFSVNTAFAGTSTSWNFKNSEFKNLGTISSTTTVNNLGLIATSSKTMEVKADSQTVNDTEYTYCLALGGSGCTSYRAVKVPVSGSDTIKVVLKSSGSSSRDLVVADSDGNELTSLTADTSASLETYDYSGSSDYLYLYSSNSGINIYKIQVDSDDDSSSSEDELISDGWYYLKNINSQKYVEVVDGNDSNGANVQQYTGNVYSCQKWYVTNQGDNYITLKSGMDGGRMMDVTNGGTTDGTNVQIYDANGLDPQIFKVVETGTDNVFCLLTKCSGDTQALDVYGWSTENGGNINTWTYNGYECQQFKFESTSNSSSSSSSSSSSSSSSSSSSSSTDTSDGTVVTNFSDLVSAVDSAEAAGGGTVYVKGTTISCTGQLALSTSKANVNIIGVKNSDGTYPVLDFTSFRSSYIGKSTSDSAVGIRITGSYYTIKNLIIEKAPDNGIQIKGSSAGNNTISNCITRYNNDAGLQITGGAYSNTIEYVCSYRNCDVYTLGGNADGFAPKLGAGSGNTFYGCYAWDNSDDGWDSYDKSDDLTPDLTYTWCACCNNGNPDVFTGKYDFDNGDSLDTDLLLVELICNKDSSFASNYSSGTFSLPTSKFIATSDGTISLSTWTGSSYDGNPNGFKLGSAYSSSSCVRTMNYCLSFEHDSKGFDNNNSSVTASLKNCVAYDNGYNYYIQPLTLTAFSNIVSFSGSSSDKLPSGYSISSTSSSKQSSIRSSVESTRSSIVSSCYADKIPGEVYFDIF
- a CDS encoding sugar transferase: MIFRKRSVRRGVMFILDCISLLISFVIAWHIRFGSMAELFNSERYRDSYSMILSIMVILYAFVFVFVDGHHPAIMQQGRFTKFVSVLENQIFLLSLLVLVMYLTYQSTEASRYVVGYMFLINTFLDYIIRLVYSWWLVEIKGTGYNAVNLMLLTVSDKVEKIVENFTNSPELLTQISCITIIDKDMVGEKIAGIPVVGNAKNYINTHRENVYDEVMIALPYEYPVELKKMISKFEDMGVVANLSIEVFNKDASVKHIRKLGDYHVVSFAENEPDSASLLVKRIMDICGALIGLIICGIALIFVGPIIKITSPGPLFFSQTRIGINGRRFKMYKLRSMYADAEKRKKELMAKNEMSGLMFKMENDPRITPIGKFIRKTSIDELPQFFNVLMGDMSLVGTRPPTEDEYLQYKNYHMRRLSIKPGITGMWQVSGRSDIKDFEEVVRLDLEYIDNWSILLDIRILFQTVWMVIFGKGAK
- the fliY gene encoding flagellar motor switch phosphatase FliY, with product MIINSLTTEQSDILGEIANISMGNSATSLSAMLNHKVEITTPNVSVVKRSHVLDDYSKTCIFVQIHYIKGLTGNNVLVLQEDDVKIMTDLMMGGPGNVMEGELSELHLSAAAEAMNQMMGSAATSLSSLLGIPTDISTPQVDTVDVESIKIFEKMFENTEDYFVKIAFRMTVGDLIDSTMVHLYPMHFALEMIEKFKLSGSN
- a CDS encoding C-type lectin domain-containing protein — translated: MKNRIISALLSIVIFSSFPFLTSCGKSSSSEESPKAVLSSEETSSSEAVSTGAEFTESSENNSSTSTGNSWADAYYDYLMKFEKDLSSDDYDSIDSRNFAYIYVNDDDIPELVIQGQDEATGNIILTFNNGELDELQTSRLYFNYIEHQNLLCNSDGNMGAYYDSIYSIVDGKWENIAHGEYYVEDNSAQWDDDDLIYEWNGKKMSESEYSTAFRKVYNSSTAKDFEAFFTYSDIKEYLLDEIIGKEHNYLENNSGIHRYEVFVGDVSWDEAMESCREKGGYLLRINNYDEKYFIEQMLKDNNQEKLVIWLGACLNPSDNHYHWTDGEKYAMGQLENNNYYSYYWLTGEPSYTGYDAQGNLVDEHCLCMFQVDGFWEWNDVPSDISPYYPGRIAYICEYEDSTSTGSIEN